GGCGCCTTCTTGAGTAGCGGCATCGGGAGGTCCTTTACCTCCACCCTGTCACCGCCTTCCCTTAAGGCGTCCTGCCTCATGGCCTCCAATACCGCCGCCACGCTGCAGCCCTTCGGGCACCTCGAATAGCACTGGAGGCACCCTACGCAGAGCCACATCGAGTTGGCCGCCTTCACCTCGTCAAGCTTTCCGAGCTGGAGCATCCTCATCACCCTGGTCGGGGGTATCTCCATCTTATAGGAGACCGGGCACCCGGCAGAGCAGTTCCCGCACTGGTAGCACTTTTTGAGGTCCTCGCCGCTAAGGCGCTCGACCCTCGCAACACCCTTGCTCTGGACGTCGGCATTGGAAAGAGATATCTTCAAGAGACTCTCCTGTACTTTTGAACGCCCTGGAGGAAGAGGTCTCCTCCCTCGGCGTCGTTCACCACTATCGCGGGGAAATCGACCACCTCGAGCCTTCTTATGGCCTCGGGCCCGAGGTCCTCGTAAGCGACTATCTCAGCTTTCTTTATGGAGCGCCTTATGAGGGCGGCCGCGCCGCCGACGGCAGCCATATAGACTGCCTTGTGCTTCCTAATGGAATCGAGCACCTCTTTGCTCCTGGCGCCCTTCCCTACCATGCCCTTCAGGCCCAGCTCGATGAGCCTCGGGGTGTAGGCGTCCATCCTGCCGCTGGTCGTGGGCCCCGCAGAGCCGATGACCTGCCCCGGCCTCTCGGGCGTGGGGCCGACATAATAGATTATCTGGCCCTTTATGTCGAAGGGCAGTTCCTTCCCGGCGTCAAGAAGCTCTATAAGCCTCTTGTGCGCGGCATCCCTGGCAGTGTAGAGGACCCCGGATATGAGGACCTTGTCGCCTGCCCTGAGCTTCCCGACTATCTCGTCGGAGAGAGGTGCGGATATCCTTACAGGCTCTGACATCAGATCACCGCTTCCTTGTGCCTTCCGGCGTGGCACTGAATGTTCACGGCCACAGGTAGGCTCGCTATGTGGCAGGGATGCGCCTCTATATGCACGGCGAGGGCCGTGGTCCTGCCGCCGAAGCCCATTGGGCCAATGCCGAGGTCGTTTATCATCTTAAGGAGGTCCGCCTCAAGCTGAACGAGGTCCGGGTCCGGGTTCTGCGTGCCGACCGGCCTCAAAAGTGCCTTCTTGGCGAGTATCGCGCATTTCTCGAAGCTCCCGCCTATGCCTACGCCTAGGACGATCGGCGGGCAGGGGTTTCCGCCAGCTTCCCTAACGGTCTCGACCACGAATGCCTTTATGCCTTCGACCCCTTCGGCGGGCTTGAGCATCTTAAGCCTGCTCATATTTTCGCTGCCCGCGCCCTTGGGGGCTATCTTTATCTTGACCTTGTCCCCTTCCACTATCGAGGTGTGGACGATTGCCGGAGTGTTGTCTCCGGTATTTATCCTCTTAAGGGGGTGGCAAACCGACTTCCGCAAAAAGCCGTCTTTATAGCCCCTGCGCACGCCTTCGTTTACGGCATCGTAAAGCGGCCCGTCAAGTGCGACATCCCTTCCCAGCTCTACGAAGAAGACCGATATGCCCGTATCCTGGCACATTGGGAGGCCTTCGGCCCCGGCTATCTCGAAGTTCTCGATTATCTGGCCGAGCACCTCTTTGCCGAGGGGCGACTCCTCTTTCTCGCGGGCGGCCCGGAGGGCCGATGCCATATCGGGCTCGAGGTCGCAGGCCGCGCTTATGCAGAGATCCCTGACCTTGTCCGTGATGTCCTTTGTTGAAACCTGTCTCAAATCCGAAACCCTTTCCTACCAGCCTGCATGAAATTTCGAGTTTTTCAGCTACCTGCTACTTCCCTATCTGCAGGTCCTTTATAAGCCCCTGGACAGCGGAAACCGAATCATCAAAGGCCTTCTTCTCGTTGCCGTCGAGCTCTATCTCAATTATCCGCTCCGCGCCGCCCGAGCCCACTACCACCGGCACGCCGATGAATATGCCGTCGACCCCGTACTGCCCGGAAAGGTACGCGGCGCAGGGCATTACGCGCTTCTTGTCCTTTATTATGGCCTCGCACATTTCGGCGACTGCGGCCGACGGGGCGTAGTAGGCGCTACCCGTCTTGAGGAGCCCGACTATCTCTCCGCCCGCCTTCTTGGTCCTCTCCATTATGGAGGAGAGCCTGTCCGCCGAAATGAGCTGGGTGACTGGTATGCCGGAGACGGTCGCGTATCTCTTAAGCGGCACCATCTCGTCGGCATGGCCGCCTATGACCATCGCGTGAACGTCCTGCATGGATACGCCGAGCTCCATCGCGATAAACGACCTCATGCGCGAGCCGTCGAGCGCTCCGGAGAGGCCCATTATCCTCTCAGGCGGAAAGCCTGATAGCTTCCATGCCGCGTATACCATTACATCGAGGGGGTTTGTTACAATGAGGAGATGCGCGTTCGGCGAGTATTTGACCGCGTTTTCTATGACGCTTTTCAAGATGCCGACATTTGTGTTGATGAGGTCGGACCTGCTCATGCCGGGCTTCCTGGGGATGCCTGCGGTGATTATAATGACGTCCGAGCCGGCGGTGTCCTTGTAGTCGTTCGTGCCCGTGACGTTCGAGTCGAAGCACTCGATGGGAGCGGCTTCCATGAGGTCGAGGGACTTGCCCTGCGGCGTGCCCTCGACAATGTCGAGGAGCACCACGTCCCCGAGCTCCTTTGTGGCGACCCACAGGGCCGTTGTGGCGCCCACGTGTCCAGCGCCTATAACCGTAATCTTTTTCCGGGCCATCCGACCTCCTTATTCGAAAACTCCCCGCGAAAGGGCCTTGGGACTCTGGGGGACCTTCGGCACAAAAGGAAGCTTTATAGGTTCGATTGCATCCCGAATACCTCGGGTATGCTCAATTTCAGCCGGACAAGGCCCAGGCCCCCTCAATCAAGATCAGGGGGCCGTGGCGAAAAACGCTTGTATTCAGGTCGAAAAAGCCCCCGGTTTTTCAAGCTAAAATGATTTTTCGGGCGGGTTGGGCCTTGGAAGGCCAAGAAACCGGAAACAACAGTGCCAATGCCGAATGGGAATAATATTACTCAGGTTTAAAATCCGGCTTTCTATTAAGGAGCCCCGCCATGCCCTCCGGCCAGACGGCCGGACAATTTTCATTGTATACAGTATACAAATACGCCTGCCCTGTCAAGAGGAATTCTGGAACGGGCCTGAGCGCATAAAAAGAGGACCGGGACTCAACCCGCCCTCTGCTATCGCCAAAAACCGTGGATAATCCCATGCCTGGGAGAAAAACCTTCAAAAAACAGGGGTTTCAATCGGGATAGGGGTCCGGTCATTCAGACCGCCTGAAATAAATACCGGTGCCGGATAGCGCCCCGGAAAAATTGCAGTATACTTAAATTCTAACAAGTCGCCGAAAAACTCAAAATCACATTCAGGCTGCTCAAAAAGCTCCAGATGCAAGGAGTCGAAAAGTGAGGAATGAGGCGTACTTTTATAGTACGTCGCAGTGACGAGCTTTGAAGACGACACAGCAGATGGGGCTTTTTCAGCAGCCTGCAAAAAATCCTGTTGCCTGCCATCGTACGCAGCCTTAGGCCCCGAAGGGCGGGCGCCAGAGAACCCAAAAGGAGGAAGCATAATGAAAAGACTATTCGGATTAGGTCTCGCCGCCGCAGTAGCGATAACCGCAGGCTCCGTTTCCTTTGCCGCTGACGGGGGCTCGGTATTCAAGTCGAAGTGTTCCACCTGCCACGGCGCTGAGGGGCAGGGCACCGCGATGGCCCCCGCCTTCAAGGGGAACGCGTTCGTAAAGAACAGCGCGGAGGAAGAGATTGCAAAGGTCATCAAGGAGGGGCGTAACGGCGCTGATAAAAAATATAAGGAGTTCGCGATAGGGATGCCGAAGCAGACCCTTAGCGACGATGAGATTAAGGCCGTAATAAGCCAGATAAAGGGCATGGCGGGTTAGCAATCTTTTTAATATGGTTTGGGAGAGGCCGGGGCAGGCGACCCGGCCTTTTTTCGTTTGGAGGCGGCCACGGGCAGCCGAACGGGAGCGGGGGACGGTTAAAGGCCTTGCAAATCAAGACTTATCCGTGGTAAAAATTAAAGTTTGCCGGGGAAATCAGGCCGAAAGGCCTTTAAAAACGGCTTATTCGGGGCGTAGCGCAGCCTGGTAGCGCATCTGCTTTGGGAGCAGAGGGCCGGAGGTTCGAATCCTCTCGCCCCGACCAATTTCAACCTAAACCGCACTTTCATCCCATCGATTGCGCCTGTAGCTCAGTCGGATAGAGCAACTGCCTTCTAAGCAGTGGGCCGGGGGTTCGAATCCCTCCAGGCGCGCCATTTAAATCAAATGGTTACGAGATTTTTCGTAACCTTTTTTTTCTTTGAAATTTAATTGTTATACAAATTACCAGCCACCAGATATGTACCCGAACGAGATCTGGTTATCGATATCATATAATCAGGTCATATGAGGGGAGATTTTATCTGGCGGTCGTTATAGACCTGCTCTCCAGGATGCTGGTGTGGTGGTCGATGAAGCCACCCAAGGGAGCTGGCCCTTGACGCGCTTTTTATAGCAATTTTGCGTCAGTGTGGCAAAAACTCGGTGATCGTACACTCAGACAGGCTCTTAATACGGCAACGACGACAGGGTGAGGTCCTGCAGGAGTGCATGGCATGGTAACCAAGCATGAGCTACAGGGGCAACTGCTATGACAATGCCATGGCAGAGTCTTTCTTCAGCAGCTTGAACAAGGAACGCGTTGTGTAGGAATCTACCGACCAGGGAAGAGGTAAAAACCGACCTCTTCGACTACATAGACTTTTTTTACAATAGGACCCAGCGGCATAGCCACCTCGGGCATGTCAGCCCATATGATTCAAGATGGCTTCTTAAGGCAAAGAGTGGCTGTCTACAAAATCGGGTGAAATCCATGACCGGCTCCGCCCCGTTCCAAACCTACCTTTATTGTATCGTTATCGGTGTAGCAGCCGTGTTGTTGCCCTCGTTACTCTCGGGGTTGGTGTTAGTGGCGTCGGACACCGCACCTATGTAGTAGCTTCCGGGTGCGATTGTGGCAGGTATGGTCAGCGTAGTCGTAGCGCCGCTCGACGCGCCTCCTCCAAGGGCCCCTACCGACCTGTATCCAATATAGACGTCGGCCTTGGTTATGGTCGCGTCCGTGGAGATATAGAACCTCACGTAAGACTTGACCGAGGTTCCTGGTCCCTGGTTCGTTACTGTGCTGGACACCGACATGCCCGTCCCCCTCACGGCGCTCGACGGCCCGCTCAGGGCGCTCACCACAAAATCTATGCCGCTAGTTATTGTAATCGGCGTGGCGGCCGTGTTGTTAGCCTCGTTACTCTCGGGATTGGTGTTCGTGGCGTCGGCCACAGCGCCTATGTAGTAGCTACCGGGCGCTATGGTAGCAGGGATATTCAGGTTAGTTGTCGCGCCGTTCGTAACACCTCCTCCAAGGCCCCCTACCGACCTGTTGCCGATGTATACGTCAGAGGTCGCTATGGTAGCGTCCGTGGAGAGATAAAATCTCACGTATGACGTGTTCGATGTCCCGGAGCCCTGGTTTCTTACTGAACTGGACACCGACATGCCCCTTCCGGTCACGGCGCTCGACGGCCCGCTCAGGGCGCTAATGACCAGGTCTATGCCGCTCGTTATGGTTATGGGTGTGGCAGCCGTGTTGTTGTTCTCATCAGACTCCGGGTTCGTGTTCGTGGCGTCGGCCACAGCCCCTATGTAGTAGCTACCTGGCGCGATTGTGGCGGGTATGCTCAGCGTCGTCGTAGTCTCGCTCGAAGTACCTCCTCCAAGGCCACCTACCGACCTGTTGCCAATGTATACGTCAGAGGTCGTTATGGTCGCGTCCGTGGAGAGATAAAACCTAACATATGACGAGTTCGATGTCCCGGAGCCCTGGTTCGTCACGGTGCTGGACACAGACACGCCCGTCCCGATTGCGGCGCTCGACGGCCCGCCAAGGGCGCTCACTATGAGGTCTATGCCGCTCGTTACAGTTATCGGCGTAACGGCAATGTTATTGTTCTCATCAGACTCGGGGTTGGTGTTCGTGGCGTCGGCCACCGCACCTATGTAATAGCTGCCGGGCGTTACGGTAGCCGGGATATTCAGGGCAGTAGTCGCGCTGCCTGACGCGCCTCCTCCAAGGGCATCCACAGCCCTGTTCCCTATGTACAGGTCGGAGGTCGTTATGGTCGCGTCCGTGGAAAGATAGAACCTCACGTACGAGGAGGTCGAGGTCCCGGAGCCCTGGTTCGATACGGTCTCGGACACGGATATGCCGGTCCCGCCCGCCGCGCTCAACGGCCCGCCAAGGGCGCTCACTATAAGGTCTATGCCGCTCGTTATGGTTATGGGTGTGGCAGCCGTGTTGTTGTTCTCATCAGTTTCCGGATTGGTGTTAGTGGCGTCGGCTACAGCCCCTATGTAGTAGCTCCCTGGCACCACGGTCGCGGGTATGTTAAAGCTCGTAATCGCGCCGCTCGAAGCACCTCCTCCAAGGGCATCAACAGCCCTGTTCCCGATGTACAGGTCGGAGGTCGTTATGGTCGCGTCCGTGGAAAGATAGAACCTCACGTAGGATGTGGCAGAAACGTCGGCGCCCTGGTTCGTCACGATATCGGATACCGATATGCCAGTACCATTTGCCGCGCTAGCTGGCCCGCTAAGGGCGCTTACTATGAGATCAATGGCGGGTGAATATTGTATGCTGTCGGAAACAGTTGAGGACACATTCCCTGCCGCGTCCCTGAACTGCGCGTATACGGTCTTTGTCCCCTCTCCGGCAACAAGCGTCCATGACTTGCTCGTTGCATAGCTCTCCCACGAGGACCATGTTGTGCCGTTGTTGCTGAAACGCATCTGTGAACAGCCACTCACATCAGAGCAGGACAAAATCAGGCTGATATTGCTTGAACCGGTCGAGGCAGCACCGCCGTTGATTGTGACGGAAGCTGTAGGGGCGGTGGTGTCAGCAGATATTTCGGTAATAGCGTGTGAATGAGATGCAACACCAGCAGCAATAGACACCACGCTCGCAAGCCCGCCAACTTGCACAGGAAAAGTCCTGCCGGTGGTCGTCCCGTCACCTAGCTCACCAGAATAATTCCAACCCCATGTCCAGAGCGTACCATCCGATTTAAGGGCTATGGTATGATCGTATCCAGCGGCAATCGAGGCCCAATTGTTGTCCATACCGATTTGCACAGGCGCAGTCCTGTTCGTTGTTGTTTCATCTCCGAGCTGGCCAGTTCCATTGTTCCCCCATGCCCAGAGCGTACCGTCTGATTTAAGGGCTATTGTATGATAGTATCCCGCGGCAATCGAGGCCCAATTGTTGTCCATACCGATTTGCACAGGCGCAGTCCTGTTGGTTGTTGTTTCATCTCCGAGTTGGCCAGTTCCATTGTTTCCCCATGCCCAGAGCGTACCGTCTGATTTTAGCGCTATAGTATGATCGCCTCCTGCAGCAACATAGGCCCAATTATTATCCGTCCCGATTTGCACAGGGGCGGTCCTGTAAGTGGTCGTCCCGTCTCCGAGCTGGCCAAATCCACTGTTTCCCCATGCCCAGAGCGTGCCGTCGGATTTGAGAGCTATTGTATGAATGCCTCCAGCAGCAACAGAGATCCACTTGCTATCAGTCCCAACTTGTACAGGGGCGAGCCTGTTGGTGATTGTCCCATCTCCGAGCTGGCCCCACTCATTCCCACCCCACGCCCAGAGTGTGCCGTCTGATTTAAGAGCTATAGTATGATATACTCCCGCGGCAACCAAGGCCCACCTGTTATCCGTTCCGATCTGCACTGGAGAATACCTGTCGATTGTCGTCCCGTCCCCGAGCTGGCCCCATGCGTTCAAACCCGACGCCCAGAGTGTGCCGTCTGATTTAAGAGCTGTTGTATGGTCAGTCCCAGCGGCAACCGAGGTCCAATTGTCATCCGTTCCTATCCGCACTGGGGCGGTCTTGTTGGTGGTGGTTCCATCTCCAAGCTGGCCATATCTATTGAGTCCCCATGCCAATACGTCTCCGCCAGCGATCGTATAGTTCTGTATCTCAACCTCGCTCTCATTCCCTGCCCCGTCCACGGCAAAGTACTTGAGAGTCATGGAAGTACTGACCGGGATAGACATGCCCGCCAGTATGGATTTTGATGAGGTCGTCGGGGTCGAGCCGTCGGTCGTGTAGTATATGGTCGCGGCCTCGTCGGCAAAAATTGTTACGCTCTGGGCGGAGACATAGGTGCCGCCTGGGACAGAAGCCGTTGCAGTCGGCGGGGTGGTATCGCTGCCGGAGTTTATGGTTATTGAGAGGCTCTGGCTGGTAGTGAACGAAGCGGAGTCGGTCAAGTCAACAGTGAATCCGTAGCTCCCGGCGGCTGTCGGAGTGCCGGATATCTCACCCGTTGATGCGTTCAAGGCAAGTCCTGCCGGGAGGCCGCCGCCCGGGATGCTCCAGGCGTATGGTGCGCTCCCTCCGGTTGCAGTAAGCGTCTGGCCGTAGGACGAGCCGACCGTCCCGTCGGAAAGCGACCCGGTTGTTATGGCAAGGTCGCTTACGGCTGGGCCAGAGAGAGCGCCCGAAGAAGGCAGACTTACCGGGTTCAATCCGTCAGACGCCTCGAAGTAGTAATTGTGGGAGCCGACCGCAAGGCTCGCCGTATATACATACTGCTCGCCATTGGCGTAATTGCCGTCCTGAAGGGCTGCTTCCGCGCCTGTATCGAAGCTCATCTCATTGCATGAGCCGTCTATGCAGGCCCTTATGTATGAAGGCGCGTTATTGTCCGAATCGGAATAGACCACCTTGTAAGTGAAGGTTATCGAAGGCGAGCCAGCATTTGGGGCCAGGCCGTCCGTGCCGAAGCCTGCCTCATCTGAGTAAGACAGTGAAGGCGCGTTATTGACTCCTATCTGCACAGGTATATTTTTATCTATGCCTGTCCCATCCCCGAGCTGGCCAGATGAGTTACGCCCCCATGCCCAGAGCGTACCGTCGGATTTGAGGGCTATGCTATGTTGGGCTCCCGCGGCAACTGAGGCCCAGTTGTTGTCGGCACCTATTTGTACAGGGGCATATTTGTTGGTGGTCGTCCCGTCCCCGAGCTGACCATAGGCATTACGCCCCCATGCCCAAAGCGTGCCGTCTGATTTGAGAGCTATGGTATGAGCGCCTCCCGTGGCGACCGAGGCCCATTTATTGTCCGTCCCGATTTGCACAGGGGCATACCTGTATATCGTCGTTTCGTCTCCGTCTCCGAGCTGGCCGTAGTTATCGTCTCCCCATGCCCAGAGCGTGCCGTCTGATTTAAGCGCTATATTAGAATTGCCTCCAATAGCAACCAAAACCCAATTGTTGTCCGTCCCGATCTGCACTGGCGCGGTTTTATCAATGGTCGTCCCGTCCCCGAGCTGGCCAGCGAAATTCCGTCCCCATGCCCAGAGCGTGCCGTCTGATTTGAGGGCTATGGCATGCTCGTGCCCCGCGACAACCGAGGCCCAATCGTTGTCCGTCCCGATTTGCACAGGGGCATACTTATCGGTAGTCGTCCCGTCACCCAACTGGCCAGAATCATTACGCCCCCACGCCCAGAGCGTGCCGTCTGATTTAAGCGCAATGGCATGATAGTTTCCCACGGCAACCGAGGCCCAATCGTTGTCCGTCCCGATTTGCACAGGGGCATACTTATTTGTAGTCGTCCCGTCTCCGAGCTGGCCAAAATCATTACGCCCCCACGCCCAGAGCGTGCCGTCTGATTTGAGAGCTATGGTATGAGCGCCTCCCGCGGCGACCGAGGCCCATTTGTTGTCCGTCCCGATTTGCACAGGGGGATACTTATCGGTGGTCGTCCCATCCCCGAGCTGGCCGTAGTAATTCCTTCCCCACGCCCAGAGCGTGCCGTCTGCTTTAAGTGCGCTTGTATGGAAGTATCCCGCGGCAATTGAGGCCCACTCAGTGCCGATATTCGTAATCTCCACGGGGGCATTCCTTTGAGCAGTTGTCCCGTCTCCGAGCTGGCCGTAGTAATTGTATCCCCATGCCCAGAGCCTGCCGTCGGATTTGAGGGCTATGGTATGATTGTCTCCCGTGGCGACCGAGGCCCAGTTGTTGTCAGCGCCTATTTGCACAGGGGCATATTTGTTGGTGGTCGTCCCGTCACCGAGCTGGCCATAGAAATTACGTCCCCATGCCCAGAGCGTGCCGTCTGATTTAAGCGCGCTTGTATGGAAATGTCCTGCGGCGACCGAGGCCCAATTGTTGTCCGTCCCGATTTGCACATGCGCAGTCCTTTGGGTGTCTGTCCCGTCTCCGAGCAGGCCATATCCATTGTATCCCCACGCCCAGAGCGTGCCGTCTGATTTGAGCGCTATAGTATGGGTGTCTTCCGCCTCGACCGACGCCCAGTTGTTGTCCGTCCCGATTTGCACAGGCGAGGTTTTGTTGGTGGTCGTCCCGTCTCCGAGCTGGCCATTTCCATTGAGTCCCCATGCCCAGAGCGTGCCGTCTGATTTTAGGGCTATGGTATGACCGCTTCCCGCGGCAACCGAGGCCCAGTTGTTGCCAGCACCTATTTGTACAGGGGCATACTTATCGGTGGTCGTCCCGTCACCCAACTGACCGTAATAATTAAGCCCCCACGCCCAGAGTGTGCCGTCGGATTTGAGGGCTATGGTATGATTGTCTCCCGTGGCGACCGAGGCCCAATCGTTGTCCGTCCCGATCTGCACTGGCGAGGTTTTGTTGATGGTCGTCCCATCCCCGAGCTGGCCTTGTTCATTGTATCCCCACGCCCAGAGCGTGCCGTCGGACTTGATTGATACTGTGTGATATTGTCCTGCCGACATTACCGCCTTGGCCGCGTCGCCTCTTGCTGCGGCCAGAGAGGGGACGGCGAAGATAAGGCAGGCTAAAACAACCAGGGCCGCCTTAAGCCTCAGGATTACAGAATAGAATTTCACTTTTCCCATGTCATAACTCCTCTAGAATTTCTTTTATTCTTTGCGCGAGAGCGCGTTTATATGTAAACGAATTTCAACTGCAAATATGTCACGCCTTGGGCGGAGAGGTGTTTTTTTTGAGTTTGAGGTTTTCAATGTCTATTTTCAGGACCCCGAGCAGGCCTTCGATATCGTTGAAATTCCTCTTCTCGCCACCCTCTACCGACTCCACAAGCCCGGCTATCCCTTCCTTGTCGCGCCTGTATATGCGGACTATAAAGGTATCCATCTCCACCCCATTTTATTTTCATGAAAGGTAACACGGGGAAGACTACAGATTGTCTACGGATTGGGAATATTCCTAGTTACTTGATTTTTAAGAAGATTTTGCGAGCGATGCAGGCATGGCTTATGCTGGCGTGACTATATCCCATCCTTAAGCGCCTCGGTCCGCGCCGATGGGCTTATGCCGAGGTGCTTTTCCAGGTTCTCCCTGCACAGGTTGTAGACCTTTACGGCCTCGGCATGCCTGCCGAGGTTTTTATGGCAGGCCATTAGACGCTGATACAACTCCTCCATTAGGTTGTCTATCTTAAGCCC
The genomic region above belongs to Deltaproteobacteria bacterium and contains:
- a CDS encoding 4Fe-4S dicluster domain-containing protein, translated to MKISLSNADVQSKGVARVERLSGEDLKKCYQCGNCSAGCPVSYKMEIPPTRVMRMLQLGKLDEVKAANSMWLCVGCLQCYSRCPKGCSVAAVLEAMRQDALREGGDRVEVKDLPMPLLKKAPQQAIVCGFRKFVS
- the mdh gene encoding malate dehydrogenase; the protein is MARKKITVIGAGHVGATTALWVATKELGDVVLLDIVEGTPQGKSLDLMEAAPIECFDSNVTGTNDYKDTAGSDVIIITAGIPRKPGMSRSDLINTNVGILKSVIENAVKYSPNAHLLIVTNPLDVMVYAAWKLSGFPPERIMGLSGALDGSRMRSFIAMELGVSMQDVHAMVIGGHADEMVPLKRYATVSGIPVTQLISADRLSSIMERTKKAGGEIVGLLKTGSAYYAPSAAVAEMCEAIIKDKKRVMPCAAYLSGQYGVDGIFIGVPVVVGSGGAERIIEIELDGNEKKAFDDSVSAVQGLIKDLQIGK
- a CDS encoding cytochrome c, giving the protein MKRLFGLGLAAAVAITAGSVSFAADGGSVFKSKCSTCHGAEGQGTAMAPAFKGNAFVKNSAEEEIAKVIKEGRNGADKKYKEFAIGMPKQTLSDDEIKAVISQIKGMAG
- a CDS encoding Fe-S-containing hydro-lyase, with the translated sequence MSEPVRISAPLSDEIVGKLRAGDKVLISGVLYTARDAAHKRLIELLDAGKELPFDIKGQIIYYVGPTPERPGQVIGSAGPTTSGRMDAYTPRLIELGLKGMVGKGARSKEVLDSIRKHKAVYMAAVGGAAALIRRSIKKAEIVAYEDLGPEAIRRLEVVDFPAIVVNDAEGGDLFLQGVQKYRRVS
- a CDS encoding chitobiase/beta-hexosaminidase C-terminal domain-containing protein; amino-acid sequence: MGKVKFYSVILRLKAALVVLACLIFAVPSLAAARGDAAKAVMSAGQYHTVSIKSDGTLWAWGYNEQGQLGDGTTINKTSPVQIGTDNDWASVATGDNHTIALKSDGTLWAWGLNYYGQLGDGTTTDKYAPVQIGAGNNWASVAAGSGHTIALKSDGTLWAWGLNGNGQLGDGTTTNKTSPVQIGTDNNWASVEAEDTHTIALKSDGTLWAWGYNGYGLLGDGTDTQRTAHVQIGTDNNWASVAAGHFHTSALKSDGTLWAWGRNFYGQLGDGTTTNKYAPVQIGADNNWASVATGDNHTIALKSDGRLWAWGYNYYGQLGDGTTAQRNAPVEITNIGTEWASIAAGYFHTSALKADGTLWAWGRNYYGQLGDGTTTDKYPPVQIGTDNKWASVAAGGAHTIALKSDGTLWAWGRNDFGQLGDGTTTNKYAPVQIGTDNDWASVAVGNYHAIALKSDGTLWAWGRNDSGQLGDGTTTDKYAPVQIGTDNDWASVVAGHEHAIALKSDGTLWAWGRNFAGQLGDGTTIDKTAPVQIGTDNNWVLVAIGGNSNIALKSDGTLWAWGDDNYGQLGDGDETTIYRYAPVQIGTDNKWASVATGGAHTIALKSDGTLWAWGRNAYGQLGDGTTTNKYAPVQIGADNNWASVAAGAQHSIALKSDGTLWAWGRNSSGQLGDGTGIDKNIPVQIGVNNAPSLSYSDEAGFGTDGLAPNAGSPSITFTYKVVYSDSDNNAPSYIRACIDGSCNEMSFDTGAEAALQDGNYANGEQYVYTASLAVGSHNYYFEASDGLNPVSLPSSGALSGPAVSDLAITTGSLSDGTVGSSYGQTLTATGGSAPYAWSIPGGGLPAGLALNASTGEISGTPTAAGSYGFTVDLTDSASFTTSQSLSITINSGSDTTPPTATASVPGGTYVSAQSVTIFADEAATIYYTTDGSTPTTSSKSILAGMSIPVSTSMTLKYFAVDGAGNESEVEIQNYTIAGGDVLAWGLNRYGQLGDGTTTNKTAPVRIGTDDNWTSVAAGTDHTTALKSDGTLWASGLNAWGQLGDGTTIDRYSPVQIGTDNRWALVAAGVYHTIALKSDGTLWAWGGNEWGQLGDGTITNRLAPVQVGTDSKWISVAAGGIHTIALKSDGTLWAWGNSGFGQLGDGTTTYRTAPVQIGTDNNWAYVAAGGDHTIALKSDGTLWAWGNNGTGQLGDETTTNRTAPVQIGMDNNWASIAAGYYHTIALKSDGTLWAWGNNGTGQLGDETTTNRTAPVQIGMDNNWASIAAGYDHTIALKSDGTLWTWGWNYSGELGDGTTTGRTFPVQVGGLASVVSIAAGVASHSHAITEISADTTAPTASVTINGGAASTGSSNISLILSCSDVSGCSQMRFSNNGTTWSSWESYATSKSWTLVAGEGTKTVYAQFRDAAGNVSSTVSDSIQYSPAIDLIVSALSGPASAANGTGISVSDIVTNQGADVSATSYVRFYLSTDATITTSDLYIGNRAVDALGGGASSGAITSFNIPATVVPGSYYIGAVADATNTNPETDENNNTAATPITITSGIDLIVSALGGPLSAAGGTGISVSETVSNQGSGTSTSSYVRFYLSTDATITTSDLYIGNRAVDALGGGASGSATTALNIPATVTPGSYYIGAVADATNTNPESDENNNIAVTPITVTSGIDLIVSALGGPSSAAIGTGVSVSSTVTNQGSGTSNSSYVRFYLSTDATITTSDVYIGNRSVGGLGGGTSSETTTTLSIPATIAPGSYYIGAVADATNTNPESDENNNTAATPITITSGIDLVISALSGPSSAVTGRGMSVSSSVRNQGSGTSNTSYVRFYLSTDATIATSDVYIGNRSVGGLGGGVTNGATTNLNIPATIAPGSYYIGAVADATNTNPESNEANNTAATPITITSGIDFVVSALSGPSSAVRGTGMSVSSTVTNQGPGTSVKSYVRFYISTDATITKADVYIGYRSVGALGGGASSGATTTLTIPATIAPGSYYIGAVSDATNTNPESNEGNNTAATPITIQ
- a CDS encoding fumarate hydratase; translated protein: MRQVSTKDITDKVRDLCISAACDLEPDMASALRAAREKEESPLGKEVLGQIIENFEIAGAEGLPMCQDTGISVFFVELGRDVALDGPLYDAVNEGVRRGYKDGFLRKSVCHPLKRINTGDNTPAIVHTSIVEGDKVKIKIAPKGAGSENMSRLKMLKPAEGVEGIKAFVVETVREAGGNPCPPIVLGVGIGGSFEKCAILAKKALLRPVGTQNPDPDLVQLEADLLKMINDLGIGPMGFGGRTTALAVHIEAHPCHIASLPVAVNIQCHAGRHKEAVI